A genomic region of Stegostoma tigrinum isolate sSteTig4 chromosome 13, sSteTig4.hap1, whole genome shotgun sequence contains the following coding sequences:
- the LOC125458569 gene encoding interferon regulatory factor 1-like, which yields MPMTRMRMRPWLELQINSNAIPGLTWINKERKVFQIPWKHAARHGWSMDTDASLFRNWAIHTGRFRQGIDSPEPKTWKANFRCAMNSLPDIEEVKDKSINKGSSAIRVYRMLPPVDRSKQKEKKCRSTKDSKSKSRKREFKSKVKVEVTELVTPKLPVDHTTYTAPEQSTSQEMVVDSTVNIGEFSSSESCPIVDWSINEIVGESEDQVVSTCDLYPFQISPMPSPAAASAADSFLTTDEASEITQESSQWEHSSIEGKGYLSNVIGTMPLTPFENNLVTNEQETISHLTFQDANWSDSPGGLELRFSIDRGVDLLNWVESVNWSNGSLISCT from the exons ATGCCTATGACAAGAATGCGTATGAGACCCTGGCTGGAATTACAGATAAATTCCAATGCAATTCCTGGGTTGACTTGGATAAACAAG gaaagaaagGTGTTCCAGATTCCATGGAAGCATGCTGCCAGACATGGATGGAGTATGGACACAGATGCAAGCCTTTTCAGAAACTGGGCTATACATACAG GAAGGTTTAGACAAGGAATAGATTCACCAGAGCCTAAAACATGGAAAGCCAATTTCCGATGTGCCATGAACTCACTGCCTGATATAGAGGAAGTGAAGGATAAGAGTATCAATAAAGGTTCCAGTGCTATTCGAGTGTACAGAATGCTACCACCTGTTGACAGATCAAAGCAAAAAG AAAAGAAGTGTAGGTCAACCAAAGATTCCAAAAGCAAGAGTAGAAAGAGG GAGTTCAAGTCAAAGGTCAAGGTAGAGGTGACAGAACTTGTTACGCCTAAACTACCAGTTGATCACACCACATATACTGCACCCGAACAATCTACTTCACAGGAAATGGTGGTTGACAGCAcagtgaatataggag AGTTTTCTTCATCAGAATCATGCCCGATTGTTGATTGGTCTATTAATGAAATAGTTGGAGAATCCGAAGATCAGGTAGTCAGCACATGTGACCTGTATCCATTTCAGATCTCTCCCATGCCCTCTCCTGCAG CAGCCAGCGCAGCTGACAGCTTTCTGACAACAGATGAAGCTTCTGAA ATCACACAAGAATCCAGTCAATGGGAACACAGCAGCATTGAAGGGAAAGGATACCTCAGTAATGTAATTGGAACAATGCCACTAACTCCTTTCGAGAATAACCTTGTCACAAATGAACAAGAAACAATCTCCCATTTGACATTTCAGGATGCCAATTGGTCAGATTCACCAG